GAAAGCCAATGCTTGAAGTGTCCATGGTAAGCCGTATGATCGGAAAGGTCACGTACGGTTTGATAGGGGGACTCAGGAAACCGGCGCTATATTATATGGCCACCGGCGCCTGAGTTCTACCAATGAATACTCCCATTCAGAAATTGGTGATGGTCCTATTTTTTATCTCCTCATCGGGATTTGTTTTTGCGCGTGAGGGGGGGCTTGAATCAAACCCGAAATCTATTGAAATCGAGACATTATGGGAGCAAGGTCAAATTTCTCAAGCCCAGCGGTTGTTGGACAAATGGAAACAGGAAGAGAAACAATCGCCCTTGCCATGGGTCCAGGCCGCTTCGTTGAGTATTCGGAAGAAAAATTTTAGTCGATCCGTCTCAAATCTTAAAACAGCCTTGGAAAAATCCCCTCAATGCGCGGATGCTTATTATTGGAGAGGCCGAACCTTTGAAGCTCAAAACAAGCCAATGGAAGCGGCCAATGAATATCGGGCCGCTCTTATTGCGGATGAAAATTTTCAAGAAGCCCAAGAAGCCCTCACGCGCGTTCTCGCTCTTCTTGGGTCCTAGCAAGCGCAGGTGGTGGAACGGCAGACACGCCAGCCTCAGGAGCTGGTGGGCGAAAGCCCTTGCGGGTTCAAATCCCGCTCTGCGCAATCCGCCGAAGGCGGATAGTCTATGGACTATAGTCAATGGTCTATAGACCATAGATTGATGTATGGCGAAATCTAAAACTCAAAGCGACGAAGTAGTCCGAAAAATTGTTGCCACCAATCGAAAGGCTTCCATGCGTTATGAAATTCTCGAGACCATGGAGGCTGGTATTGTCCTGACGGGGCCGGAGGTCAAATCATTAAGGGCGGGTGGCGCGAGTTTGCAAGATGGGTTTGCGCGCGTCGTCGGAGAGCAGTTATTCTTGTGGAATACGCATATTGCGCCCTACAATAGGGGCTCGCTTCATGTAGAACAAGATCCGCTGCGGACAAGGAAGCTTCTCATGCATCACAAAGAGATCCTACGCTTGATGGGAAAAACGACCGTGAAAGGGTTAACCATCGTTCCGCTTGAAATTTATTTCAACAAACGGAACAAAGCCAAGATAACGCTGGCCTTGGCCAAAGGAAAGCGCGGGCCGGACCAACGACAAGATTTGAAACGCAAGACAATTGACAGGGAGCTTCGCAAAGATTTTGCAGGGAAATTTAAAGTGAAATAATTTTTCCATGGGCCATGGCCTATGGACCATAGTCCATGGTCTATAGACTATTCGCCTTCGGCGAATTGGAGAGGTGCCTGAGCGGTCCGTGTCGTGTACGGCCCAGCGGTTTTAAGCTGGGTGAAAGGATTGGCGCATGACTGGAATGGGACTGGAAAATTTGGAGAGGTGCCTGAGTGGTTGAAAGGGCTCGCCTCGAAAGCGAGTAGGGTCGCAAGACTCTCGTGGGTTCGAATCCCACCCTCTCCGTACCGGAGATTTTTTTTACATATGTTTCAGGAAGGACATTTTTATGAATAAAAAGTTAATTTTTTCTTTTATTGTTTTTTCTATTGGAGCATTGCCTCTTTATTCCAAAGAGGAACCCAACTCTCTCCAGTTGCGTATTGAACCTGCCTATATTTCACCCAACGATGATGGGTTAAAAGATCAACTGTTTATTTATCCGGTTCTCCAAACACACGTGCGCATCAAAAGTTGGACTGTTGATATTTTGACCAAGAAAAACCATCGGCGTGTGGCGCGTCTTTCCGGAAGCGGTTTTCCCGCTCTTATCAAATGGGATGGATTGGACCGGAAAGCCATGAAGGTTCAAGATGGTGCTTATCTAGCGAAGATGTCTATTTTTGGGATAAAGAAAACGTTTGTTTCCGAACAATCTTTTTGGGTGGATACAAGAGCGCCAGAGGTGGGGGTGTCACTGTCCACTCAGGTGTTCGACCGCAGTTTCCTGGATAAGGGACAGTTAATAATTTTTCCCCAAGCTCAAGATGCGTCTCCCCTTGATCAATGGCTCATTCAGGTTATCGGTCAATCCGGTGTTACAGTGCATCTGATTTTGTCGAGTGGAACAATTCGGGAAATCGATTGGGACGGCACTGATCGCAATACGCAGGTTCTCGTTCCTCAGGGAGATTATCGGGTTATTTTCCAAGCTTGGGACGCTGCGGGCAATGAAAGCTTTCCTGCTTTTTCAGATTTCAAGGCCAATGTGACTCCGCGTGAAATGTTGGGGCATTCGCTGCGTTTAATCCAAGTCAATGAAACAGACCTGGGACTGATCGTTTCAATTGGATCTCAAAATCTTTTTCATACAGTCAATAAAAAGCTTGAGTTGTCTGAAACGGGG
This genomic stretch from Elusimicrobiota bacterium harbors:
- the smpB gene encoding SsrA-binding protein, whose product is MAKSKTQSDEVVRKIVATNRKASMRYEILETMEAGIVLTGPEVKSLRAGGASLQDGFARVVGEQLFLWNTHIAPYNRGSLHVEQDPLRTRKLLMHHKEILRLMGKTTVKGLTIVPLEIYFNKRNKAKITLALAKGKRGPDQRQDLKRKTIDRELRKDFAGKFKVK